The Nostoc cf. commune SO-36 genomic sequence CGGTGTTCTCTCTGCTTACGGAATGGGATTAGCTGATGTACGAGCAATTAGAGAAGGAGGTGTAGAACAGCCTTTAACTCAAGCATTACTCCCGAAATTATGGCAGTTAATGGAAAATTTAGAAGCTCAAGCTAGAAGTGAAATAAATGAAGCTAATATTCAACTAGAAATAGTCCAAAAAGTCAACTTAAAATATGTAGGAACTAACTCTACATTGACTGTTAATTTTGCCGATGATGTGGTAGAGATGCGGCAAGAGTTTGAACTTGAACATAAATCCCGTTATGGTTTCATTCAATTAGATAAAACTTTAATTGTCGAATCAGCTTCAGTAGAAGTAATTCAGAAAATGGATACTCCTGAAGAACCCTTAATTACTCGTACTCGCCCTTTAGATGAAGCTCCTGCATCTCTTGAAACAGTAAGGATGTTTAGTAGCGATAGATGGTATAATACTCTGGTTTACCGACGAGAAGATTTACAACCAGAAGATAGTATTAATAGCCCTGCGATCGTTGTCGAAAAAATTAGCACAATTGTAGTGGAACTTAACTGGCAAGCAAGATTAACTACGGACAATCATTTAATTTTACAGCGTCTATAAACTGCTTATACAGCAAGTATTTGTGGTGTCCAAGTTAAAAAACAGCGATTACCTTTCTGCTCGGTAATTTTTGCACCTAGCCGATCATAAAAACTAAGTCCGCGCCTATTGCGAACATCAGCATTCCAAGCAAGATGGGTACAGTCATTATCCTTTGCAACTTGAGCTAAATAATTCATTAACATGGCTCCTGCTCCCTGGCTTCTCATATCTTCATCCACGTACAAATCATCAAGCCAAATACTCGGTTGCCCTATAAAAGAGGAGTATCTAAATCCATATAAAGCAAACCCAACCACACACTCTGAAGTTTCTGCAAATAAAACGTAAGAAAAAGGTACTGCTCCAAAAATTGTTTTACGTATTTTATCCTCAGTAACTTTAAGTACACCAGAATAAGCACCAATGCTTCTATCAAACTCAGATTTTTTTTGGACAAAGGAAAGAATTAATAATACGTCATCAGGTGTAGCAAATCGAATCTTCATTAAACTACTTTTAATCACTTTAGTAGATAATTTTAGCAAAGAATAGGAATCAAAATGTACACAACAACTCAACCAGATCCTGTCCGCTTAGAAATATTCAAAAATCTTTATCAATTTATCGCCGAACAAATGGGAATTGTGTTACAAAACACAGCAACATCAGTGAATATCAAAGAAAGGCTGGATTTCTCCTGCGCTATTTTTGATTCATCGGGATTATTAGTAGCAAACGCTCCTCATATTCCCGTACATTTAGGCTCAATGAGTGAAAGTGTCCGCAGTTTAATTAATGATAAAGGCGACACTCTCAAACTGGGAAATGTCTATCTATCTAATAATCCCTATAACGGCGGAACCCACCTACCTGATGTCACTGCAATTACCCCAGTTTTTCTGGAAAATAGTGAAAATAATCCATACCCAATCCCCCTATTTTTTGTTGCTTCTCGTGGACACCAAGCAGATATCGGGGGAATTACTCCCGGCTCAATGCCTCCACAAAGTACCACAGTAGAAGAAGAAGGAATTATTTTTGATAATTTTCTCTTGGTTGAAGAGGGAAATTTTCGAGAAACCGCAGTCAGACAGCACCTCTCAAATCATACTTATCCTGCTCGTAACCCTGAGCAAAATATCGCTGATTTTAAAGCACAAATCGCCGCAAATGAAAGGGGAGTTCAAGAACTTCGTAAAATGGTTTTACAATATAAGCTCAATATTGTTCAAGCTTATATGAGCTTTGTGCAAGCTAATGCTGAGGAGTCGGTTAGACGTGCGATCGCAGTTCTCAAGGATGGCTCATTTACTTATAAAATGGATAACGGCGCACAAATTCAAGTTAAAGTAACCATTCACCCAGAAAACCGCAGTGCCACGATTGATTTTACTGGGACTTCTCCACAACTAAATAGTAATTTTAATGCTCCTAAAGCTGTGACTCAAGCAGCAGTTTTATATGTCTTTCGTACTTTAGTTGATGATAATATTCCTCTCAATGCTGGGTGTCTTAATCCTCTAGAAATTATTATCCCGGTTGGCTGTATGCTCAACCCAACCTATCCCGCCGCAGTAGTTGCGGGTAATGTAGAAACTTCTCAAACTATTGTTGATACTTTATACGGTGCTTTGGGTGTGATAGCTGCTTCTCAAGGAACTATGAATAATTTTACTTTTGGTAATGAGCAATACCAATATTATGAAACTATCTGCGGCGGCTCTGGAGCAGGAATTAATTTTGATGGAACTGATGGTGTTCATTCCCACATGACTAACTCCCGCTTGACCGACCCAGAAGTTTTAGAAACCCGTTATCCTGTACTTTTAGAAAGTTTTAGTCTTCGTCTTGATAGCGGTGGCAAAGGAAAATATTCAGGTGGTAATGGAGTTGTCCGCCGCATTCGATTTCTAGAACCCATGACAGCTAATATTCTCTCTAGTCATCGGGTTGTTCCTCCCTTTGGATTAAATGGTGGCGAAGCAGGAAAAGTAGGACGAAACTGGATACAACGTCAGGATGGAATTGAAGAGAATTTAGATAGTACAGCAACAGTAGAGATGAAAACTGGAGATGTTTTTGTGATAGAAACTCCTGGCGGTGGTGGATTTGGAAGTTCCTAAACCCGTCTATTCAGACGTTCGCAGACTCGTTAATGCTGGCTATCCGCAAATTGTACAAAATTCA encodes the following:
- a CDS encoding GNAT family N-acetyltransferase codes for the protein MLKLSTKVIKSSLMKIRFATPDDVLLILSFVQKKSEFDRSIGAYSGVLKVTEDKIRKTIFGAVPFSYVLFAETSECVVGFALYGFRYSSFIGQPSIWLDDLYVDEDMRSQGAGAMLMNYLAQVAKDNDCTHLAWNADVRNRRGLSFYDRLGAKITEQKGNRCFLTWTPQILAV
- a CDS encoding hydantoinase B/oxoprolinase family protein translates to MYTTTQPDPVRLEIFKNLYQFIAEQMGIVLQNTATSVNIKERLDFSCAIFDSSGLLVANAPHIPVHLGSMSESVRSLINDKGDTLKLGNVYLSNNPYNGGTHLPDVTAITPVFLENSENNPYPIPLFFVASRGHQADIGGITPGSMPPQSTTVEEEGIIFDNFLLVEEGNFRETAVRQHLSNHTYPARNPEQNIADFKAQIAANERGVQELRKMVLQYKLNIVQAYMSFVQANAEESVRRAIAVLKDGSFTYKMDNGAQIQVKVTIHPENRSATIDFTGTSPQLNSNFNAPKAVTQAAVLYVFRTLVDDNIPLNAGCLNPLEIIIPVGCMLNPTYPAAVVAGNVETSQTIVDTLYGALGVIAASQGTMNNFTFGNEQYQYYETICGGSGAGINFDGTDGVHSHMTNSRLTDPEVLETRYPVLLESFSLRLDSGGKGKYSGGNGVVRRIRFLEPMTANILSSHRVVPPFGLNGGEAGKVGRNWIQRQDGIEENLDSTATVEMKTGDVFVIETPGGGGFGSS